The Vespula vulgaris chromosome 2, iyVesVulg1.1, whole genome shotgun sequence genome has a segment encoding these proteins:
- the LOC127061492 gene encoding protein furry isoform X3 — MLPESEKNIDNMIEGGDTQSSTTNDPHTEVSESRIVHSEGLHEGISESISQTNPETGQELLTVHGATQGESSDAVSIHTASTSASGNESSSSRVSAITVILPWGAQKETVRPQQIGDMDLSPGEFVMRTSFAKFTAQAEKKMEAVMTEHEKALSKILQRGEDPQFDQLLSAFGSVAEHCLPSILRALFNWYERQLGDKGSDQKKPAAGKEDQKGKSIMYTIVSGSVETVERSEADLLQERRDLAVEFIFCLMLIEVLRQLPFHPGHEDLVTYIENIAFKHFKYREGIQNEPNAANIHIIADLYAEVIGVLAQSRFMSVRKRFMVELKELRAKEPGPHTTQSIISLLMGMKFFRVKMVPIEEFEASFQFMQECAQYFLEVKDKDVKHALAGLFVEILVPVAAAVKNEVNVPCLKNFVEMLYSTTLDMCTKSKHRLALFPLVTCLLCVSQKTFFLQNWHYFLAMCLSQLKNRDPKMCRVALEALYRLLWVYMIRVKCESNSATQSRLQSIVNSLFPKGSKAVVPRDTPLNIFVKIIQFIAQERLDFAMREIVFDLLSVGRPVKIILTPERMSIGLRAFLVVADSLQQKEGEPPMPRTMGVLPSGNTVRVKKTFLNKMLTEDTARSIGMSSYFPHVRRVFVDILRALDVHYGRPLMMTSTQNMNKEPDEMITGERKPRIDLFRTCVAAVPRLIPDGMTGAELVDLLSRLTVHMDEELRGLAYQSLQTLALDFPDWRQDVVLGFTQFLARDVQDTFPQLVDNGLRMLLQLLTSWKNALISPNIRLKEQTVENARSNIRPNVDTTIKRSESGQKVEPISCVFHLVEGFALVMLCNCRLYPRRLAVHILRELKFLLKILGTPDDDQPVIDVIDACCPTVLEKCYHMLPPAEKAAAASTFNIDLQWIADRSSCVWTAGFHDENSTKSSSSLNLNGADPWGTCLFAFLEKDRVLTQCSNAVAHSWPIVFTRINSLFSVVDPTPVNDNRASLLRSSTTVRKPVNERDVYMHVWKNYLTFGYRVVPPVPSPVVRCASPDLSLSGQHTVEFGVLCMSKELSQSLENLGGAQTLPGRFSVPSISGIYIRHKRTSSSPDSLSAERGDNKSPGTNASPAALYKLTVPLLRCEAIDVRDAAVQAIGKVNADALKDLMEELVPYIREAVDRKQENMRRRRRRDALRLQLVRVLELIAEYGTFGICPAVLDRETQSLHPTFVEYIDGARIYLENETDKEAPAVRDIKLHFCNFIRKMIESFSLETCHSLLKRDLRRNLFMLFASWAGPYGRPLTTVSSLHEEEKTCTELQLSALQAMSGLLCCGPCFNPQSLSEEGAILYQWLDLLLASKDEKIYALARETVVLLLEGNPDIGALLDWVVDRCYTGAPHVADGCFLALATIFSAREYPCDHYTSIINVTLMNTGCPRAPVHDEALQLLQLLDQRFFGNVGPLPATEPETGQEDLAASSTATASGAVQQSNPTAGVSSSGTIRGGTLDVLLSTTYCRSQMYLSRQLAQLHPELTMPMFSEITHRFQTARREVRQLLLQYLLPWLHNMELVDPNVPPPSNPLSYYQYYASEMTRGGARREGWGSAEATEMVLNNLFYITAKFSDEHPKDIEELWATLCGCWPNNLKVIIRYLIIVSGMAPQELLSYAKRVVLYLARARPDRLVDEMMTELQTVETLNCLIERTETPPFYRLTSMRKASSHSDAPTADPANPPRDLGVEKGTIHTKRHSGEDPVKTGSKSDTALRALAGFQTPRTEKTRTASGPPVLPDDLSTPTTEVELTTDESCYIARPVGMSGKTQCIGEKFDIPQPHPLPMPEYGGYFAPLTEYLPDSSQPISGFHRCNIAVMLLTDVVVDGVQVDWAIHVPLMLHIVFLGLDHSRPLVRDHCRCLLLNLLVVLGDHRDHLGVARILLASKTKQLGLGLPTPALPVLEHNFTEVDPEFDSYLYGPPTVPPPTTPPHSSSPPPSCTPPPPPPPPPPLPPPSFTESSASFSAPPPPPPPPPPPSLLSSANGTPTHSPVPISMSTTPISMNHVFQQLVDNCKDYGGPHSYDSTVCNSWPPTSGTSTTVPPVIVTPEDSNNWVGPQPGPNMPIQDVIKSLINFLASRINQPLWNYEDMTAKVWWVRSAEQLTVLLRHVLRVFRDSLPHALVSQRWAQIALQLGLSCSSRHYAGRSLQVFRALRVPITSRMLSDILSRLVETVAEQGEDMQGYVTELLLTLEAAVDSLESDFRPLDFMKEIFKSTPNLNNKDPVSGIVIGGKRSPGVNGCPTGPQILSHLNQVGHTRSTSYSVSYCMKKSSGGNTAVSELKELDNRGGCNKYPNSNLSRSRSAQSLKLLGDSATQDDKMTILAQLFWLSVSLLESDYEHEFLLALRLLSRVLHRLPLDRPDARDKVEKLQQQLRWNSFPGVHALLLKGCTSPNTYEPVVTLLSQFTPLLDLPVVDPTQSLAFPMNVVSLLPYMLLHYEDANELCIRSAENIAQVSAEKGKKLENLGTVMTLYSRRTFSKESFQWTKCVVKYLYDTYAHLSFDMLAFLVEVLEKGPGSVALPVLSIIHCILHYVDLASQAAQPINTELLQVISKYVEGPHWKEALKILKLVVTRSSTLVAPPTSMHVSSWESSLASPHPSFTDTEIFTKKELPGRTMDFTFDLSQTPVIGRRWLIRQGNEEKSSGSPRCSMSLSPAESTAVSGWKRPWMSQGRVRECLVNLLTTCGQRVGLPKSPSVIFSQSSDLMERQSSMASSTEEVSGANNDLSGGSRRDDEQFGVFKDFDFLEYESESVEGESTDNFNWGVRRRPLSEGEEREPSLRQFEESLSEKTQTSSKHTTRRGVAEESSDDEAGSESPLDEVPSGSGAGQEANSIPGMFPPSSLSIPSRTRHDSSTSGSSAGDLGDVTPCNASPNLSALMPFRQVVRDDAEEIWRQQIQALITQAPYTTLDFFQLLSRIIRDVSSKSVGLTREACALLSNGSPASKQLGYHLSSHAELLSAKAEPPLVWFSVSIFSHQRLHESLRFEMLEIQQHLETFPDRKYHATECLEAVKATTKLQALGGSTTMEAGFEEMLLDLGRTLYKLHLQLLLLIKASNKMLGVLMGAARNVQIPLQDISAEIANMKTALSRALEESTESERGTPTPTPSPSPLPAVGAVEDMARVAELLRNARWCPALEAVRLHRAQWPGDPFHDDDDVTTAVNMYCKHLGQDRSDIFVVTRTDDEMVEIFNKLMGSLFQVLTSVTGLEASAKSARAQQDHSNHSKTDC; from the exons ATGTTACctgaaagtgaaaaaaatatagacaaCATGATAGAAG GGGGGGATACGCAATCCAGTACAACAAATGATCCACATACTG AAGTTTCAGAATCTAGAATTGTACATAGTGAGGGATTACATGAAGGTATATCTGAATCGATATCCCAAACTAATCCTGAAACTGGTCAGGAACTACTCACAGTTCATGGGGCAACGCAAGGAGAAAGTAGTGATGCAGTTAGTATTCATACTGCTAGTACATCAGCATCTGGCAATG AATCCAGTTCTAGTAGAGTAAGTGCAATAACAGTTATACTACCTTGGGGTGCTCAAAAAGAAACAGTAAGGCCCCAACAAATTGGAGATATGGATTTAAGCCCTGGAGAATTTGTAATGCGTACTTCATTTGCTAAATTCACTGCACaagcagagaaaaaaatggaagctGTGATGACAGAACAT gAAAAAGCActatcaaaaatattacaaagagGAGAGGATCCACAATTTGATCAGCTTTTATCAGCATTTGGATCAGTTGCAGAGCATTGTTTACCTTCTATTTTACGTGCATTATTTAATTGGTATGAAAGACAATTAGGTGATAAAGGTAGTGATCAAAAGAAACCTGCTGCTGGAAAAGAAGATCAAAAGGGCAAAAg TATTATGTATACGATCGTATCAGGAAGTGTAGAGACAGTAGAAAGAAGTGAAGCAGATCTACTTCAAGAACGCAGAGATCTTGCtgttgaatttatattttgtttgatGTTAATTGAAGTATTGCGACAATTGCCATTTCATCCAGGTCATGAAGATTTAGTAACATATATTGAGAATATTgcttttaaacattttaaatatagaGAAGG gATACAAAATGAACCCAATGCtgcaaatatacatattattgcCGATCTCTATGCGGAAGTAATAGGAGTTTTAGCACAGTCGCGATTTATGTCTGTCAGAAAACGTTTTATGgtagaattaaaagaattacGTGCTAAGGAACCTGGACCTCATACTACACaaagtattatttctttattaatgggaatgaaattttttagaGTTAAG ATGGTACCAATAGAAGAATTTGAAGCATCTTTCCAATTTATGCAAGAATGTGCACAGTACTTCTTAGAagtgaaagataaagatgtAAAACATGCTTTAGCTGGTTTATTTGTTGAAATATTGGTACCAGTTGCTGCT GCTGTGAAAAATGAAGTCAATGTACCTTGTTTGAAAAACTTTGTTGAAATGTTATATTCTACAACCTTAGATATGTGTACTAAATCTAAGCACAGATTGGCATTATTTCCTCTTGTAACATGTTTGTTATGCGTTAGTCAAAAGACATTCTTTTTACAAAACTGGCACTATTTTTTGGCTATGTGTCTTTCTCAATTGAAGAATAGAGATCCTAAAATGTGCAGAGTTGCATTAG AGGCTTTATATCGATTACTTTGGGTATATATGATACGCGTTAAATGTGAAAGTAATTCAGCCACACAAAGCAGACTACAAAGTATAGTGAATTCTTTGTTTCCCAAAGGATCTAAGGCAGTAGTACCTAGGGACACACCTTTGAATATATTTGTGAagattatacaatttattgcACAAGAAAGACTTGATTTTGCAATGAGGGAGATAGTATTTGATTTATTGTCTGTTGGAAGAccagtaaaaattattttaacaccCGAAAGAATGAGTATCGGATTACGAGCATTTTTAGTAGTGGCAGATAGTCTTCAACAAAAAGAAGGCGAACCACCTATGCCAAGAACTATGGGTGTATTACCCAGCGGAAATACAGTTCGcgtaaaaaaaacttttctaaACAAG ATGTTAACAGAAGATACAGCTAGGAGTATCGGAATGTCCTCGTATTTTCCACACGTACGTAGAGTGTTCGTTGACATTTTACGTGCTTTAGATGTTCATTACGGTCGTCCGTTGATGATGACAAGTACCcaaaatatgaataaagaaCCAGACGAAATGATTACGGGTGAACGTAAGCCTAGAATAGATCTTTTTCGTACGTGCGTTGCTGCAGTGCCTCGTTTGATACCTGACGGAATGACCGGAGCGGAGCTAGTTGATTTATTGTCACGTTTAACTGTACACATGGACGAAGAACTTCGCGGATTGGCATATCAAAGCTTACAGACTCTAGCATTGGATTTTCCTGACTGGAGACAAGACGTTGTTCTAGGGTTCACACAATTTCTTGCCAGAGACGTTCAAGATACTTTTCCTCAACTTGTTGACAATGGTTTGAGAATGTTGTTACAACTTCTTACAAGCTGGAAGAATGCACTTATTAGTCCTAATATAAGATTGAAAGAGCAAACAGTGGAGAATGCAAGATCGAATATACGGCCGAACGTAGATACGACTATAAAAAGAAGCGAATCCGGACAA aaagtaGAACCAATATCGTGCGTTTTTCATCTGGTAGAAGGATTTGCATTGGTGATGCTTTGCAATTGTCGACTTTATCCTCGACGATTGGCTGTACATATACTTCGtgaattaaaattcttattaaaaatattag gaACTCCCGATGACGATCAACCTGTTATCGATGTGATAGACGCTTGTTGTCCAACTGTGttagaaaaatgttatcaTATGTTACCACCAGCAGAAAAAGCAGCTGCTGCTTCTACATTTAATATTGATCTTCAATGGATAGCTGATAGAAGTAGTTGCGTATGGACAGCAG GATTTCACGATGAAAACAGTACAAaaagttcttcttctttgaattTAAATGGGGCTGATCCATGGGGGACCTGTCTATTTGCATTTTTGGAAAAGGACAGAGTACTTACTCAATGTTCCAATGCCGTTGCTCATTCTTGGCCTATTGTTTTTACAAGAATAAATTCTCTATTTTCGGTAGTCGATCCTAC ACCTGTCAATGATAACAGAGCTTCTCTTTTACGAAGCTCTACTACGGTACGAAAGCCAGTAAATGAAAGAGATGTCTACATGCACGtttggaaaaattatttgactTTCGGATACAGAGTTGTACCACCTGTTCCAAGCCCTGTTGTTCGTTGTGCCAGTCCAGATCTCAGTCTCAG TGGTCAGCATACGGTGGAGTTTGGTGTGTTGTGCATGAGTAAGGAGTTGAGTCAGAGCCTGGAGAACCTCGGTGGGGCGCAGACCCTGCCGGGCCGGTTCTCAGTTCCGTCCATTTCCGGCATCTACATCAGGCATAAGCGGACCAG CTCTTCACCGGATAGTCTTTCCGCCGAAAGAGGTGACAACAAGTCACCAGGAACAAACGCGAGCCCCGCGGCTCTGTACAAATTAACGGTGCCTCTTTTGCGATGCGAGGCAATCGATGTTAGAGACGCTGCTGTACAAGCTATCGGTAAAGTGAATGCCGATGCTTTGAA agATTTGATGGAAGAATTAGTTCCCTATATACGTGAAGCTGTAGATCGCAAACAAGAAAACATGAGACGTAGAAGACGAAGGGATGCACTCAGATTGCAGTTAGTTCGGGTTTTAGAATTGATTGCTGAATATGGAACATTTGGAATTTG TCCCGCCGTTTTAGATCGCGAAACACAATCTCTTCATCCAACATTTGTTGAGTATATAGACGGAGCGcgtatttatttagaaaatgaaacCGATAAAGAAGCTCCAGCAgtaagagatattaaattacacttttgtaattttataagaaagatGATAGAAAGTTTTTCGT tGGAAACATGTCACAGTTTATTGAAGAGGGATTTAAGgcgaaatttatttatgctCTTTGCTAGTTGGGCTGGACCTTATGGTAGACCTCTTACGACTGTATCGTCTTtgcacgaagaagaaaagacatGTACGGAATTACAACTTTCAGCATTACAAGCTATGAGCGGTTTATTATGTTGTGGACCGTGTTTCAACCCGCAATCACTTTCTGAAGAGGGTGCGATATTATATCAATggttagatttattattagcTAGTAAGGATGAAAAG ATTTATGCCTTGGCTCGTGAAACAGTTGTTCTATTATTGGAAGGAAATCCTGATATTGGTGCACTTCTTGATTGGGTAGTCGATAGATGTTATACAGGCGCCCCGCACGTGGCTGATGGTTGTTTCCTCGCATTAGCAACAATATTTAGCGCAAG GGAATATCCTTGTGATCATTATACAAGTATCATTAACGTAACTTTAATGAATACTGGTTGTCCTCGTGCACCGGTTCACGACGAGGCTCTTCAACTCCTTCAGCTATTAGATCAAAGATTCTTTGGAAACGTGGGACCATTGCCGGCCACAGAACCCGAAACTG gTCAGGAGGATTTAGCGGCAAGCTCGACCGCTACTGCTTCAGGAGCAGTTCAACAATCGAATCCCACGGCAGGTGTATCTTCAAGTGGCACTATTCGAGGTGGTACCCTTGATGTTTTACTTTCAACTACTTATTGTCGCAGTCAAATGTATCTGTCACGTCAACTGGCCCAATTGCATCCAGAATTGACGATGCCTATGTTCAGCG AGATCACGCACAGATTTCAAACAGCACGCCGTGAAGTTCGACAACTGTTGCTTCAGTATTTACTACCTTGGCTACATAACATGGAATTAGTCGATCCCAACGTGCCACCCCCATCAAATCCTTTAAGTTATTATCag TATTACGCGAGTGAAATGACACGAGGTGGAGCACGCAGAGAAGGATGGGGTAGCGCAGAGGCGACAGAAATGGTACTCAATAACTTGTTCTACATTACGGCAAAG ttttccgATGAACATCCTAAAGATATCGAAGAATTATGGGCTACACTTTGTGGTTGTTGGCCAAACAATCTCAAAGTAATTATACGTTATCTTATAATTGTCTCGGGTATGGCTCCTCAAGAGTTACTTTCCTAC GCTAAACGAGTGGTTCTCTACTTGGCCAGAGCACGACCTGATCGTCTCGTAGATGAAATGATGACTGAATTACAAACTGTCGAAACTCTTAATTGTTTGATCGAGCGTACAGAAACACCACCTTTTTATCGGCTAACCAGCATGCGTAAGGCTTCGTCTCACAGCGATGCACCTACCGCGGATCCTGCTAATCCTCCGCGAGATTTGGGAGTTGAAAAAGGTACCATTCATACTAAACGACATTCTGGCGAGGATCCCGTTAAAACTGG ttCCAAGTCCGATACTGCGTTACGTGCTCTCGCTGGATTTCAAACCCCAAGGACAGAAAAAACTAGGACAGCAAGTGGGCCGCCAGTTCTTCCGGACGATTTGTCGACTCCTACGACGGAAGTCGAA CTAACTACAGACGAGTCTTGTTATATCGCACGACCAGTGGGTATGAGTGGTAAGACTCAATGCATTGgtgaaaaatttgatataccACAACCCCACCCATTGCCAATGCCAGAATACGGCGGATATTTTGCACCTTTAACCGAATACCTCCCTGATAGTTCGCAGCCTATAAGTGGCTTTCATAG ATGCAACATAGCAGTCATGCTGCTCACCGACGTTGTTGTAGATGGAGTGCAAGTTGACTGGGCGATTCACGTCCCTTTGATGTTGCATATTGTCTTTTTGGGTTTGGATCATTCGAGACCACTCGTAAGAGATCACTGTCGCTGTCTTCTATTAAATCTACTAGTCGTTCTCGGTGATCATAGAGATCATCTTGGGGTGGCAAGGATTTTACTTGCCTCAAAGACCAAACAATTAGGTTTAGGTCTTCCTACCCCAGCTTTACCAGTTTTGGAACATAATTTCACCGAAGTCGATCCAGAATTTGACAGTTACCTGTATGGACCACCGACAGTACCTCCACCCACCACACCACCACACTCTTCTTCACCTCCTCCGTCTTGTACACCACccccaccacctccacctccaccaccgcTACCACCTCCTTCATTTACGGAGTCATCTGCGTCTTTTTCTgcaccacctcctccaccaccaccacctccccCACCGTCTTTATTGTCCTCAGCGAATGGTACACCTACTCATTCACCCGTTCCTATATCCATGTCCACTACTCCAATATCCATGAATCACGTATTTCAGCAACTCGTAGACAATTGCAAAGATTATGGGGGCCCTCATTCCTATG ATTCTACAGTGTGCAATAGTTGGCCACCAACGTCAGGTACAAGCACAACGGTACCACCTGTGATAGTTACTCCAGAGGACAGTAATAATTGGGTTGGACCTCAACCTGGTCCGAACATGCCTATTCAAGATGTTATCAAATCTTTGATTAACTTTCTTGCATCTAG AATAAATCAACCTTTATGGAACTATGAGGACATGACAGCTAAAGTATGGTGGGTTCGTAGTGCCGAGCAACTTACGGTATTATTACGACACGTTTTAAGAGTGTTTAGAGATTCTTTGCCTCATGCATTAGTAAGCCAAAGATGGGCTCAAATTGCCTTACAATTGGGATTGTCCTGTTCGTCAAGACACTATGCTGGACGATCTCTTCAAGTGTTCCGTGCGTTACGTGTTCCTATTACATCGCGCATGCTTTCCGATATTTTATCTAGATTGGTTGAAACGGTTGCTGAACAAGGCGAAGACATGCAG GGCTACGTGACAGAATTACTTTTAACTTTGGAAGCAGCAGTTGATTCTTTAGAATCAGATTTTAGACCTTTagattttatgaaagaaatatttaaatccacgccaaatttaaataacaagGATCCCGTATCTGGTATAGTGATCGGAGGAAAACGTAGTCCTGGAGTAAATGGTTGTCCCACAGGACCACAAATTCTTTCTCACTTAAATCAAGTTGGACATACAAGAAGCACTAGTTATTCTGTTAGTTACTGTATGAAAAAATCCAGTGGTGGAAATACAGCCGTGAGCGAATTGAAAG aattaGATAACAGAGGGGGTTGTAACAAATATCCGAATTCTAATCTTTCGAGATCAAGATCAGCACAGTCTTTGAAATTATTAGGGGATTCTGCGACCCAAGACGATAAGATGACAATTTTAGCACAGCTATTTTGGCTATCGGTTTCACTTTTGGAATCGGACTATGAACATGAATTTCTTCTCGCTTTGAGATTACTAAGTCGAGTACTTCATAGGTTACCCTTGGATCGTCCAGATGCTAGAGATAAAGTTGAAAAATTACAACAACAATTAAGATGGAACTCTTTTCCTGGAGTACACGCACTTCTGTTGAAGGGATGTACGAGTCCAAATACATACGAACCAGTCGTAACATTACTTTCACAGTTTACTCCGTTACTGGATTTACCGGTGGTTGATCCCACTCAAAGTTTAGCTTTTCCAATGAATGTGGTTTCTTTACTTCCATACATGCTGTTGCATTATGAAGATGCAAATGAGTTGTGTATCAGAAGTGCAGAAAATATAGCACaa GTAAGTgcagaaaaagggaagaaactAGAAAATTTGGGCACTGTCATGACTTTGTATAGTCGTCGTACATTCAGTAAAGAAAGCTTTCAATGGACTAAGTGTGTTGTTAAATATCTTTACGATACGTATGCTCATTTGAGCTTTGACATGTTAGCCTTCCTGGTCGAGGTATTAGAAAAAGGTCCAGGAAGTGTTGCGTTACCTGTGCTCAGTATCATACACTGTATATTGCATTATGTTGATCTCGCATCGCAAGCAGCTCAACCAATTAACACTGAACTCTTGCAAGTTATTTCAAAATACGTTGAA ggACCTCACTGGAAGGAAGcacttaaaattttaaaactcGTTGTAACAAGATCCTCGACTTTAGTTGCACCACCGACATCAATGCATGTATCATCATGGGAATCATCTTTGGCATCACCACATCCAAGCTTTACGGACACGGAAATATTTACTAAAAAAGAGTTACCTG GCCGGACAATGGATTTTACATTTGATCTTTCTCAAACACCTGTGATTGGAAGAAGATGGTTGATACGACAGGGTAACGAAGAAAAGTCTTCGGGTTCACCGCGATGTTCAATGTCTCTTTCACCGGCAGAGAGTACTGCCGTTTCTGGATGGAAAAGGCCTTGGATGTCACAG GGTCGTGTTAGAGAATGCTTGGTGAACTTGTTAACAACGTGCGGACAAAGGGTAGGATTACCGAAGAGCCCATCG GTGATATTCAGTCAAAGTTCTGACTTAATGGAGAGGCAATCTTCCATGGCTTCATCAACCGAGGAAGTTTCTGGTGCAAATAATGATTTAAGTGGAGGTTCCCGACGGGATGACGAACAATTTGGAGTGTTCAAGGACTTTGATTTTCTCGAATATGAGAGTGAAAGTGTGGAG gGTGAAAGTACGGATAACTTTAATTGGGGCGTTAGACGTCGTCCTCTCAGtgaaggagaggaaagagaaccTAGTCTACGACAGTTTGAGGAAAGTTTGAGTGAAAAAACGCAAACATCGAGCAAACATACTACTAga cGTGGAGTCGCTGAAGAATCGTCCGACGATGAAGCTGGTTCGGAGTCGCCTTTGGACGAGGTACCTAGTGGATCTGGAGCGGGACAAGAAGCAAACAGTATTCCAGGAATGTTTccaccttcttctctttcaataCCTAGTAGAACACGCCACGATTCATCCACAAG TGGTTCCAGTGCAGGAGATCTCGGAGACGTGACACCTTGTAACGCATCACCGAATTTATCTGCCTTGATGCCGTTCAGACAAGTCGTCAGAGATGACGCTGAAGAAATTTGGCGACAACAGATTCAAGCTCTGATCACTCAGGCACCCTATACAACGCTAGATTTTTTCCAATTATTAAGTAGAATTATAAGG gaTGTAAGCAGTAAATCTGTGGGTCTCACTCGGGAAGCATGCGCTCTATTATCCAATGGCAGTCCTGCTTCTAAACAATTAGGATATCATTTATCTAGTCATGCTGAACTACTTAGCGCGAAAGCCGAACCACCGTTAGTTTGGTTCTCAGTTTCTATTTTCTCACATCAAAGATTGCACGAATCTTTGCGTTTCGAAATGTTGGAGATACAGCAACATCTCGAAACGTTTCCTGACAGAAAATATCACGCTACAGAG TGTCTGGAAGCAGTAAAAGCAACGACGAAACTTCAGGCATTAGGTGGTAGTACCACGATGGAAGCTGGTTTTGAGGAGATGCTCTTGGACCTAGGCAGGACACTTTACAAGTTGCATCTtcaattattactattaataaagGCGTCGAATAAAATGTTGGGAGTACTTATGGGTGCCGCGAGAAACGTACAGATTCCTTTGCAAGATATATCCGCGGAAATAGCTAATATGAAGACGGCATTGAGTAGAGCTTTGGAAGAAAGTACGGAAAGTGAACGAGGTACACCGACTCCAACACCTAGTCCTAGTCCTTTGCCAGCTGTTGGTGCTGTCGAGGACATGGCCAGGGTCGCTGAACTCCTTAGGAATGCACGATGGTGTCCAGCTTTGGAAGCTGTACGATTACACAGAGCACAGTGGCCTGGAGATCCTTTccacgatgacgatgacgtaACAACAGCTGTCAACATGTATTGTAAACACTTGGGACAAGATAGATCTG ATATTTTCGTGGTCACCCGAACGGACGATGAAATGGTAGAGATCTTTAATAAACTCATGGGGAGTTTATTTCAAGTTCTAACGTCTGTAACAGGTCTAGAGGCATCCGCGAAGTCAGCGCGCGCACAGCAGGATCATTCTAATCATTCGAAAACCGACTGTTAA